In Vibrio sp. 10N, the following proteins share a genomic window:
- the pabB gene encoding aminodeoxychorismate synthase component I produces the protein MSATTFLSQFKQMNKKESQSIQFVDLPYQPDLAKQYFTTIEQLPWAMLLKSSTLEHENNRFDILVANPIATVQTFGNQSKIDCDGEEQTSQDDPFTLIDRLIDAKLGRSIIETEWPFVGGALGYFSYDLGRRVERIPAIASHDIAAPDMAVGIYSWALMVDHQQQKAVIVGSEPHRHLNWLQSQKMQAQPPFKLTTPWQSNMTQTGYQQRFNAVKEYLAAGDSYQINLAQRHCAKYVGSEWHAFEVLDEHNQAPFSAFIRTEDSAIISISPERFLQLHNRIIETKPIKGTRPRFSDSIQDQNSALDLANAPKDQAENLMIVDLLRNDIGRVAKPGSVKVPKLFEIESFPAVHHLVSTVTGELDSQYQATDLLRACFPGGSITGAPKIRAMEIIEELEPHRRSVYCGSIGYISAHGVMDTSITIRTLIATQGEIYAWAGGGIVADSHCEDEYQETYHKLGKILPILDSL, from the coding sequence ATGAGTGCGACAACGTTTCTGTCACAGTTTAAGCAAATGAACAAAAAAGAAAGCCAATCTATTCAATTCGTTGACCTGCCATACCAGCCAGATTTAGCCAAGCAATACTTTACGACTATCGAACAGCTACCGTGGGCGATGTTGTTAAAATCATCGACACTAGAGCATGAGAATAATCGATTCGATATTTTGGTCGCTAATCCCATTGCAACGGTGCAAACCTTTGGTAATCAATCAAAAATTGACTGTGATGGAGAAGAGCAGACCAGTCAGGACGATCCGTTCACACTCATTGATCGCTTAATCGATGCAAAACTCGGGCGCTCTATCATCGAAACTGAGTGGCCGTTTGTTGGCGGTGCTCTAGGTTATTTTTCGTATGACCTTGGTAGGCGAGTTGAACGCATTCCTGCCATAGCAAGCCATGATATTGCCGCTCCTGATATGGCTGTGGGTATTTACAGCTGGGCACTAATGGTTGACCACCAACAGCAAAAAGCGGTGATTGTAGGGAGTGAACCACACAGGCACCTTAATTGGCTGCAGAGCCAGAAAATGCAAGCTCAACCGCCGTTCAAGCTAACAACACCTTGGCAGTCAAACATGACCCAAACGGGCTACCAACAACGTTTCAACGCTGTGAAAGAGTACCTGGCTGCCGGTGACAGCTACCAGATTAATCTCGCGCAGCGACATTGCGCTAAATATGTGGGCAGTGAATGGCACGCTTTCGAAGTGCTCGATGAACATAACCAAGCGCCATTTAGCGCATTTATTCGTACCGAAGACAGCGCGATCATTAGCATCTCACCTGAGCGCTTCCTACAGCTGCATAACCGCATCATTGAAACCAAGCCAATCAAAGGGACTAGGCCAAGGTTTAGTGACTCGATTCAAGACCAGAACAGCGCTCTTGATCTTGCCAATGCACCAAAAGATCAGGCAGAAAATTTGATGATTGTCGACTTATTAAGAAATGACATTGGTCGAGTGGCAAAACCTGGTTCGGTAAAAGTGCCCAAGCTATTTGAGATTGAAAGCTTTCCTGCCGTGCATCACTTAGTAAGCACAGTAACGGGCGAGCTAGACAGTCAATATCAAGCGACCGATTTATTGCGAGCTTGCTTTCCTGGTGGTTCGATCACCGGAGCGCCAAAAATACGAGCGATGGAAATTATCGAAGAGCTTGAGCCACACCGACGTAGCGTATACTGCGGCAGTATCGGCTATATCAGCGCACACGGCGTAATGGATACCAGCATTACAATTCGAACGCTTATTGCGACTCAAGGGGAAATTTATGCCTGGGCTGGCGGCGGTATTGTGGCTGACAGTCACTGTGAAGATGAGTACCAAGAGACCTACCATAAACTAGGCAAAATACTGCCTATTCTAGATAGCCTCTAA
- a CDS encoding fumarate hydratase: MAVIRKEDVISSVADALQYISYYHPLDFVQALDKAYQKEESQAAKDAIAQILINSRMSAEGHRPICQDTGIVTCFVNIGMNVQWDSDLTVQEMIDEGVRQGYTNPDNPLRASVLKDPAGKRINTKDNTPAVVHINMVPGDKVEIQIAAKGGGSENKTKMVMLNPSDDIAEWVEKTLPTMGAGWCPPGMLGIGIGGTAEKAAVLAKESLMENIDIQELIDRGPQNAEEELRLDIFNRVNKLGIGAQGLGGLTTVVDVKIKTAPTHAASKPVCMIPNCAATRHVHFTLDGSGPAELTPPKLEEWPEITWEAGENTRRVNLDEITKEDVQEWKTGETLLLTGKILTGRDAAHKRIQGMLESGEGLPEGVDFKGKFIYYVGPVDAVGDEAVGPAGPTTSTRMDKFTDMMLSETGLTGMIGKAERGPAAIESIKEHKAVYLMAVGGAAYLVAKAIKKAKVVAFEDLGMEAIYEFEVEDMPVTVAVDSSGANAHQIGPDTWKVKIAEAENAS, translated from the coding sequence ATGGCGGTTATTCGTAAAGAAGATGTGATCAGCTCCGTCGCTGATGCATTGCAATACATCTCGTATTACCATCCCCTCGATTTTGTTCAAGCCCTAGACAAAGCTTATCAAAAGGAAGAGAGCCAAGCGGCGAAAGACGCTATCGCTCAAATCTTAATTAACTCTCGCATGTCGGCAGAAGGCCACAGACCTATTTGCCAAGATACGGGTATCGTAACCTGTTTCGTGAATATTGGTATGAATGTTCAGTGGGACAGTGACCTTACCGTACAAGAGATGATTGATGAAGGTGTTCGTCAAGGTTACACCAACCCAGACAACCCGCTTCGTGCATCGGTTCTTAAAGATCCTGCGGGCAAGCGCATCAACACCAAAGACAATACGCCTGCGGTAGTGCACATCAACATGGTGCCAGGCGATAAAGTCGAAATCCAAATTGCGGCTAAAGGCGGCGGTTCTGAAAATAAAACCAAGATGGTGATGTTAAACCCATCAGACGATATTGCTGAATGGGTAGAGAAAACATTGCCAACAATGGGTGCTGGTTGGTGTCCACCTGGCATGCTTGGCATTGGTATTGGCGGTACGGCAGAAAAAGCGGCGGTACTGGCAAAAGAATCCCTAATGGAGAATATCGATATTCAAGAGCTTATCGATCGCGGCCCACAGAATGCGGAAGAAGAGCTTCGTCTCGACATCTTCAACCGAGTGAACAAACTCGGTATCGGTGCACAAGGTCTTGGCGGTCTGACGACGGTTGTTGATGTGAAAATCAAGACAGCGCCAACACACGCGGCGTCAAAGCCTGTGTGTATGATTCCAAATTGTGCGGCAACACGTCACGTTCACTTTACTCTTGATGGTTCGGGCCCGGCTGAGCTGACGCCGCCAAAACTTGAAGAGTGGCCAGAGATCACGTGGGAAGCGGGCGAAAACACCCGTCGTGTAAACCTTGACGAAATCACTAAAGAAGACGTTCAAGAGTGGAAAACGGGTGAAACACTGCTGTTAACAGGTAAAATTCTGACAGGTCGTGATGCGGCGCATAAACGCATTCAGGGCATGCTAGAAAGTGGTGAAGGTCTACCTGAAGGTGTCGACTTTAAAGGCAAGTTCATTTACTACGTGGGCCCTGTTGATGCAGTCGGCGATGAAGCTGTAGGTCCAGCGGGTCCGACAACATCGACGCGTATGGATAAGTTCACGGACATGATGCTGTCTGAAACGGGTCTAACCGGTATGATTGGTAAAGCCGAGCGTGGTCCAGCAGCGATTGAGTCAATCAAGGAACACAAAGCTGTGTACCTAATGGCGGTCGGTGGTGCTGCTTACTTGGTCGCGAAAGCAATCAAGAAAGCCAAAGTTGTCGCATTTGAAGATTTGGGTATGGAAGCGATTTACGAGTTTGAAGTCGAAGACATGCCAGTCACTGTCGCGGTGGATTCAAGCGGAGCGAATGCTCACCAAATTGGTCCAGATACGTGGAAAGTGAAAATCGCGGAAGCGGAAAACGCATCCTAG